The Verrucomicrobiota bacterium sequence CTGGGAGCTTGGCAACACGAACCTCATCTTCGCCACGGACGGCGTGTTCTGGCGGATCGGTGTGAACGAACCACCGGTGGCGTTTCCGTTGAGCCGCGACCCCCAGCAGGGCGCACCGAGCGTGAACCCGGTGGACGGGCGCGTGGCGCTGCAAGTCATTTATCCCGTCAGCCCCGGCCTTTACCTCGCGCCGTCCAACCTGACGTCACGGCAAAATCTCGGCCTACTGAGCATTCTGGGGCCGCGCTGGCCCGCGTGGTCGCCGGACGGACAGCGCATTGCGATGGCCGACGCTCCAAGCGGAAGCACAGCGATTGATGCGGGCCACGATTTATGGATTGTTGAACTCGGCGCGCAAACGAACGTTTACCAGATCACCGCGCTCACGGGCGGCGCCGACGGTTTTCCGAATGGCGCGGTGTGGAAACCCAATGGCGAGGCGCTCGTGACCGCCGGAACGATCTTCGGCACGAACGGGCTTTGGGTGCTTCCACTAACACCCAATGGCACGGATTGCGACGGCCCGCCGCTGCTGTTGCCGACCTCGCCGGGCGACCCGATTGATTTTGCCGGCTCGGTCGTCGGCTCGCTGCCCCAGGTCAGTTACACGAACCTCGGTTTGTTCATCCGGCTTGAACCGAACGTCGTCGTCGTTTATTGGAGCACCAACTACGACGGGTTCACGCTGGAATCCGCCGCGAACCTGCCGGCCGGCTTCACGTGGACGCCGGTCAGCGGCCCGTATTTCCGCGCCGGCCCGAATTTCGAATACCGCGAGTCACGAGCTGCGTTACAACCGCGCAAATTCTTCCGCCTGCGTTATCCCGGGATACTGTATTTGACGCCGCCCGAGCCGGAATTGGAAATTCATCGCGAACCAAACGCGGCGGTATTGAACTGGCCGCTCAACTACGTGGGCTACACATTGGAGGCGACGCCGAGTCTTTCGCCGCCGGCGGTGTGGACGCCGTTGAACGGGCCGTATCTGAACACCAACGGCGTGTTCGAGTATCGGCGCACGCTGCCCGGGCCGCCGCAGGAATTCTACCGGCTGCGCTGGCCGTAAGCCGTCCGCCCGCCTTGTTCGATCCGTCCGGCCGACCTGCGCGGCGTGGCGTTGCCACGGTCGCCTGCCCGCCGGCTGTTGAGTTGGGACTTGCGCGAACTCGACGACCTCTGTTGGAATGTCTCCGCGCGAGCTTTGAGCGGGCGATGCAGCTTTACCCAAAACATTATTGCGGTGTCTTCGGCATTTACGGTCATCCGAATGCGGCGGAACTGACCTACTACGGTCTGTATGCACTGCAACATCGCGGACAGGAGAGTGCGGGCATTGTCACGTCTGACGGTAAACAGTTTCGCGAGTTTCGTGGAATGGGATTGGTGTCGCAGGTTTTCGATGGCGACATTCTGCACCGGCTTGTCGGCAACATGGCGGTGGGGCACACGCGTTATTCCACCATGGGTTCTTCCCACTTGCGCAACGCGCAACCGCTGACGGGCAATTGCCGGCGCGGACAAATCGCCATCGCGCACAACGGAAATCTCACCAACGCCGTCAAGGTGCGCGAGGAACTGGAGGCTAAAGGTTCGATGTTCCAGACTACTGTCGATAGCGAAATCATTTTGAATCTCCTGGCGCAACCTACCATCGGCGGGCACGAGAACAATCTGGTTGAAACCGTCCGCCGGATTGAAGGTGCTTACTCGCTGGTCATCATGACAGAGCAGGAGTTGATCGGGGTGCGCGATCCGCATGGTTTTCGGCCGCTCTCCATCGGCCAGGTGGATGGCGCGTGGGTGCTGGCCAGCGAGACCTGCGCGTTCGATTTGATCCACGCCAGATTCGTCCGCGATGTCGAGCCCGGCGAGATCGTCATCATCGACAAGAATGGGCTGCGCAGCATCCAGGCGTTTCCGGAGCACGAACGGCGCGCCTTCTGTATTTTTGAATACGTTTATTTTGCGCGGCCTGACAGCACGATCGCCAATCGCAACGTGTATAAAGTCCGCGTGGAAATGGGGCGGCAGCTCGCGCGCGAAAATCCCATCCAGGCCGACGTCGTCATTCCGGTGCCGGACAGCGGGAACTGCGCGGCGCTCGGTTATTCCGAGGAGAGCAAGATTCCGTTCGAGATGGCGTTCGTGCGCAATCACTACGTGGGGCGAAGTTTTCTCCAGCCTTCGCAATTGATTCGCGATTTTGATGTGCGCGTGAAGCTTAACCTCATCACCGAACTCGTGAAAGGGAAGCGCGTGATCGTGGTGGATGATTCCATTGTGCGGGGCACGACATGCAAGACGCGGGTGAACAATCTCAAGGAAGCCGGGGCCAAAGAGGTCCACGTGCTGGTGAGTTGTCCGCCGCACATGAACCCGTGCGTTTATGGAATTGATTTTCCGGATCGCAGCAAGCTCATGGCCGCAAATTATTCGCTGGAGGAAATCCGGCGCTATCTCAACGCGGATTCGCTCGCCTATTTGTCGAAAGAGGGGATGATCAAGGCGACAGGTTTGCCGAAGGAGGCGTTTTGCATGGCCTGTTACGATGGCAATTATCCCGTGCCGTACGATGCGATGCTGGACAAACACATCATGGAACGTCGCGGCGCGCGGGTTGAGGGTTTGGGCGAGGCGCTCACGAAAGAAGAGTTGCAGATCAAATTGCTGTAAACGCCCCGGCGGCCCTTCCACTAATGCTTGCGACAGCACGGGAATTTCCAGTATCAAGATCGCGTGACCAGCCCCCAATGCACTCCCGATGAACTAGCGCCATGGAAATCAATACCATAGGCCGGCCGCGAAACGTAGGCTGGGCGCGCGCCGCTGCTCTGCTCTACGGCGATTGGGGCACGAGCAAGGCTTATGTCATCGGCCTGGCGCTGGCGTCGATCGGGTTTGCCGCATTGCCGCATTTGCTGGCGGTCTGTTTGCTCACGGCCTTGGTGGGGGTCAATTACATCTGGGTCTGCCGATGCTTTTCCACTGGCGGCGGAGTTTATACGGCCGCCGGCATGCATTCGCGCCGCCTGGCGATGATCGGCGGACTGTTGTTGCTGGCGGATTTCATCGTCACGGCCTCGTTGAGCTGTCTGGACGCGTTTCATTATCTGGGCTTCGACCAGGCCGATGCCAAGAAATGGGCGATCACGGCGATCTTTCTCATCGGAGCGATGAACTTTTTCGGGCCGAAGCACACGGGCGGCATCGCCGTCTGGTTGGCGATTCCGGTGGTGGTCACGGTGACGATCTTGATTGGCGCGGGCCTGCCGCATCTCAAGGATTTCCACGCGCAGGCGCCGACCGGTGGCCTTTGGCACAACTGGGTGGCCTTTGTGGGAACAATCCTCGCGTTGTCGGGTGTCGAGGCTGCCGCGAGCAACACCGGCGTGATGAAGTTGGACCCACACACGACGCCTGATCGTCCATCCGTGCGGGTGACGTCGCGCCGGGCTATCACTGCGGTCATGCTCGAAGTGGTGATCGCGACCGCAGCGTTGGCCGTGCTGGCCATGTGCCTGCCGCTGGCGGCCGACCACTTACACGAGCACCGGGAGGACATGCTCCGCTACATGGGTGAAGTCTTCGTCGCGCCGTGGTTTGGCACCGTGGTAGGCTGGGTGTTTGCCCTGCTCCTGCTTTCCGCAGTCAACACCGTCATCGGGGGCATGGTGGCTTTGCTCTACGTGATGGCACGGGACGGCGAACTGCCGGACACCTTCGTGGAACTCAATCGTTTCGGCGTGCCGTGGGTGCCAGTCATCGTTGCCACGGTCCTGCCGGTCATCGTGCTGGATGTGGGCGATTCGGTGGAGTCGCTCGCCAACCTTTACGCCATTGGTGTGGTGGGAGCCATCGCGCTGAACATTGGTTCGTGCGCATTTGCACGCGCGCTGCCGTTGGAGCGCCACGAGCGGCTGATCATGAAGGCGACGATGCTTATCCTGGCTGCCATCTGGCTGACCATCGCCTTCAGCAAACTGCACGCGTTGATTTTCGTCCTAGTTGTGCTGGCGGCGGGACTGGCCTTGCGCGAGGTGACGGCGCGTTACCATAGGGCGCGAGTTCCGGCCACCGTCCAACCGGTTCTGGCGACGGCCAACCCGGTGGCGAACAGCGAAGAGCCTTTCCTGGGTCGCACGCTGCTTGTGGCGGCGCGGGGCTGGACGCCAGCGGTGCAATTCGCCCTGGACGAAGCCCGCGCCCGCAGCGCGCATCTGCTCGTGCTTTATTGCCGCGAACTGGCGTTGCCGATCGACACCGGTGGCACCTGGGAAAACGATCCGGACGCCCGCGCCCTGTTCACCCGGCTTGAAGCCGAAACCCGGGGCATCAACGTTCACAAGCTTTACAGTGTGAGCGATTCACCGGCGGACACGATCATCGACATCGCGGCCACGTTCGGGGCGGACACAGTTGTGCTGGGCGGCAGCAAACGCGCCACGCTGGTGCATCTTCTCAAAGGCAACGTCGTAGCTCGCGTCGCAGCGAATCTGCCGGAACCGATGCGGCTCATCGTGGTCGGTTAAAATCCAATGCAATCCTTGCCTTTGCGCTGCCGTCGCGCTATCCACGCCGCATGAATCCCGCTGAAGCCCTCGTGGCGCTGAACATGATCGAGCACGTCGGTCCGGTGCGCGTGCGGCAATTGCTCGAACATTTCGGCGAGGCGCCGGCGGTGTTGCGCGCTTCCCAATCCCAACTCCTCCAGGTGCGCGGCATCGTCGAGGACACCGCCGAGGCAATCGCGACCTGGGAAAAAACCATCAAACTCGATGAGGAGCTGAAACGGATCAGTGACTTTGGCTGTCACATTCTCACCCAATCAGACGAAGATTATCCGGACCTGTTGCGGCAGATCTACGATCCGCCCATTGTGCTCTACGTCAAAGGCAAACTGAGCGCCAAGGACAAGAACGCCGTGGCGATGGTTGGGTCGCGCATGACGACGCACTACGGCGTGGAGACGGCGCGCAAGCTGGCGTATCAACTGGCTTACGTCGGCGTGACCGTCGTCAGCGGCGGCGCGCGGGGGATTGACACGGCGGCGCATCAAGGCGCCTTGAGCGGCAAAGGACGGACGGTTGCGGTGTTGGGGACGGGCATCAACATCATTTTCCCACCGGAGAATGTGGAGTTGTTCGAGCGCATCGCCGACAACGGCGCCATCATCACGCAGTTTCCTTTCAATCGCAACGCGGACAAACAATCCTTCCCCATCCGCAACCGCATCGTGGCGGGCATGACGCTGGGCACGATTGTTGTTGAGGCGAACCTGACGAGCGGCGCGCTGATCACCGCGAACATGGCAGTGGAAAATGGCCGGCAGATATTCGCCGTGCCCGGCCGCATCGATTCGCCGCGCAGCAAAGGCTGTCACGAACTCATCAAGAAGGGAGCGAAGCTCTGTGAAGGCGCGGAGGACGTTTTGAGCGAGTTTGAATATCTCTTTCCCGCCAGCAATCGCCCACCGGGCGCGAGTGAAACCGGCGCGCTGCCTGCGCTCACGTTGTCCGAGAACGAACAGCGAGTCTATGACGCCCTGAGCAACGAGGAATCGAGCACCGACGAAGTGATCCGGCGCAGCGGCCTGCCCAGTTCCACGGTGTCCGTCGCGCTGCTCGGATTAGAGATGAAACGGTTGATCAAACAATTGCCGGGGAAGTTGTTTGTGCGAAATCAATGAATGATATTTCTTGTCGAAGTTCTTGCTCTTCCCAATGTCGCACAAGACTCCGCAGCAAACACGTGGACTTCTGATTCATTCCCTTTGGGCCAAGCCGGGCGACCGTGCCGACGATGCCCGCCATCATGCCCGGCAACACCGTTTCCAGCAGCAACAGCAACGCGCCGGCTACCAACAGCATGATGACGAGTTCCATGAACGCCATGATAACCGGCGCCAGGCGTGTCGCAAGAGCAATCGAGGGATGGCGCTGTTTACGGCGCCACTCACTTTTGTGCGGTCGCCATCCGGGTCTCATTAACACCCTGCTTTAGCGGGTGTTGGCGGCAAAGGTGACTGCGTAACCGCTTCAGCGGTTTTTCTCCGCATCGGAAACCGCTGAAGCGGTTGGTGAATCCTCGCTTCTCTTAACACCCCGCCAAAGCAGGGTGTTAAGGAAAGGACTGCAAACTCGGCGGTTTTCGACCGCGTTGCGTTGCTCAAATTGTAAGTTGAGCCTCAGTTTGAAGCAGCCACTAAACCCTTATTGACAGGCAAGAAAACCTGACT is a genomic window containing:
- a CDS encoding amino acid permease, which gives rise to MEINTIGRPRNVGWARAAALLYGDWGTSKAYVIGLALASIGFAALPHLLAVCLLTALVGVNYIWVCRCFSTGGGVYTAAGMHSRRLAMIGGLLLLADFIVTASLSCLDAFHYLGFDQADAKKWAITAIFLIGAMNFFGPKHTGGIAVWLAIPVVVTVTILIGAGLPHLKDFHAQAPTGGLWHNWVAFVGTILALSGVEAAASNTGVMKLDPHTTPDRPSVRVTSRRAITAVMLEVVIATAALAVLAMCLPLAADHLHEHREDMLRYMGEVFVAPWFGTVVGWVFALLLLSAVNTVIGGMVALLYVMARDGELPDTFVELNRFGVPWVPVIVATVLPVIVLDVGDSVESLANLYAIGVVGAIALNIGSCAFARALPLERHERLIMKATMLILAAIWLTIAFSKLHALIFVLVVLAAGLALREVTARYHRARVPATVQPVLATANPVANSEEPFLGRTLLVAARGWTPAVQFALDEARARSAHLLVLYCRELALPIDTGGTWENDPDARALFTRLEAETRGINVHKLYSVSDSPADTIIDIAATFGADTVVLGGSKRATLVHLLKGNVVARVAANLPEPMRLIVVG
- a CDS encoding amidophosphoribosyltransferase, giving the protein MQLYPKHYCGVFGIYGHPNAAELTYYGLYALQHRGQESAGIVTSDGKQFREFRGMGLVSQVFDGDILHRLVGNMAVGHTRYSTMGSSHLRNAQPLTGNCRRGQIAIAHNGNLTNAVKVREELEAKGSMFQTTVDSEIILNLLAQPTIGGHENNLVETVRRIEGAYSLVIMTEQELIGVRDPHGFRPLSIGQVDGAWVLASETCAFDLIHARFVRDVEPGEIVIIDKNGLRSIQAFPEHERRAFCIFEYVYFARPDSTIANRNVYKVRVEMGRQLARENPIQADVVIPVPDSGNCAALGYSEESKIPFEMAFVRNHYVGRSFLQPSQLIRDFDVRVKLNLITELVKGKRVIVVDDSIVRGTTCKTRVNNLKEAGAKEVHVLVSCPPHMNPCVYGIDFPDRSKLMAANYSLEEIRRYLNADSLAYLSKEGMIKATGLPKEAFCMACYDGNYPVPYDAMLDKHIMERRGARVEGLGEALTKEELQIKLL
- the dprA gene encoding DNA-protecting protein DprA gives rise to the protein MNPAEALVALNMIEHVGPVRVRQLLEHFGEAPAVLRASQSQLLQVRGIVEDTAEAIATWEKTIKLDEELKRISDFGCHILTQSDEDYPDLLRQIYDPPIVLYVKGKLSAKDKNAVAMVGSRMTTHYGVETARKLAYQLAYVGVTVVSGGARGIDTAAHQGALSGKGRTVAVLGTGINIIFPPENVELFERIADNGAIITQFPFNRNADKQSFPIRNRIVAGMTLGTIVVEANLTSGALITANMAVENGRQIFAVPGRIDSPRSKGCHELIKKGAKLCEGAEDVLSEFEYLFPASNRPPGASETGALPALTLSENEQRVYDALSNEESSTDEVIRRSGLPSSTVSVALLGLEMKRLIKQLPGKLFVRNQ